In Tenacibaculum pacificus, a single window of DNA contains:
- the rpsJ gene encoding 30S ribosomal protein S10, whose translation MSQKIRIKLKSYDYNLVDKSAEKIVKTVKATGAVVNGPIPLPTNKKIFTVLRSPHVNKKSREQFQLSAYKRLLDIYSSSSKTIDALMKLELPSGVEVEIKV comes from the coding sequence ATGAGCCAAAAAATTAGAATTAAATTAAAATCTTACGATTATAACTTAGTAGATAAATCTGCTGAAAAAATCGTAAAGACTGTAAAGGCTACTGGAGCTGTAGTAAACGGTCCTATTCCTTTACCAACAAATAAAAAGATTTTTACTGTATTACGTTCACCACACGTAAACAAAAAATCTAGAGAGCAATTTCAATTATCTGCTTACAAAAGATTATTAGACATCTATAGTTCTTCTTCTAAGACTATTGATGCTTTAATGAAACTTGAGTTACCTAGTGGAGTTGAAGTTGAAATTAAAGTTTAA
- the rpmC gene encoding 50S ribosomal protein L29 yields the protein MKQSAIKELTTIDLQGRLVTLKKNYTDLKMAHAITPLENPMQIKSLRKTVARIATELTKRELQ from the coding sequence ATGAAACAATCAGCAATTAAAGAATTAACTACTATCGACCTACAAGGAAGATTAGTGACGTTAAAGAAAAATTATACGGATCTTAAGATGGCTCACGCCATAACTCCATTGGAAAACCCAATGCAGATTAAAAGCTTAAGAAAAACTGTAGCAAGAATTGCTACAGAGTTAACTAAAAGAGAATTACAATAA
- the rplC gene encoding 50S ribosomal protein L3, which translates to MSGLIGRKVGMTSLFDENGKNIPCTVIEAGPYVVTQVRTEEVDGYSALQLGFDDKKAKSSNKALDGHFTKAGTSAKKKVIEFQGFDGEYKLGDSISVDYFTEGEFVDVSGVSKGKGFQGVVKRHGFAGVGQATHGQHNRLRAPGSIGAASYPARVFKGMRMAGRMGGDKVKVQNLKVLKVVADKNLIVVKGAIPGHKNTFVTIEK; encoded by the coding sequence ATGTCTGGGTTAATAGGTAGAAAAGTAGGTATGACCAGCTTATTCGACGAAAACGGGAAGAACATTCCTTGTACAGTAATCGAAGCAGGGCCGTACGTGGTTACCCAAGTCAGAACTGAAGAGGTTGACGGCTATAGTGCGTTACAACTAGGTTTCGATGACAAAAAAGCAAAAAGCTCTAATAAAGCTTTAGATGGACACTTTACAAAAGCTGGTACATCTGCTAAGAAAAAAGTCATTGAATTTCAAGGTTTTGATGGAGAGTATAAATTAGGTGATTCAATTAGCGTTGATTACTTTACTGAAGGAGAATTCGTAGATGTTTCTGGAGTTTCAAAAGGTAAAGGTTTTCAAGGTGTTGTTAAGCGTCATGGTTTTGCCGGTGTTGGTCAAGCAACTCACGGTCAGCATAACCGTTTAAGAGCTCCTGGTTCTATTGGTGCTGCATCATATCCTGCAAGAGTATTCAAAGGAATGCGAATGGCAGGTCGTATGGGTGGAGACAAAGTAAAAGTTCAAAATTTAAAAGTATTAAAAGTGGTTGCTGATAAGAATCTTATCGTAGTTAAGGGAGCAATTCCTGGTCACAAAAATACTTTTGTAACTATCGAAAAATAA
- the rplX gene encoding 50S ribosomal protein L24: MKKFKIKSGDTVKVLAGDHKGSEGKVLQILRDKDRVLVEGVNMVSKHTKPSAANPQGGIVKKEASLHISNLALIENGEAVKVGYKVEEGKKIRFSKKSDKAI; this comes from the coding sequence ATGAAGAAGTTCAAAATAAAATCAGGTGATACTGTTAAAGTATTAGCAGGAGATCACAAAGGGTCGGAAGGTAAAGTTTTACAAATCCTTAGAGATAAGGATAGAGTATTAGTAGAAGGTGTTAACATGGTGTCTAAACACACTAAGCCATCTGCAGCTAATCCTCAAGGAGGAATTGTAAAAAAGGAAGCTTCTTTACACATATCTAACTTAGCTTTAATCGAAAACGGTGAAGCTGTAAAAGTTGGTTATAAAGTAGAAGAAGGTAAGAAAATTAGATTTTCAAAAAAATCGGATAAAGCAATATAA
- the rpsS gene encoding 30S ribosomal protein S19 → MARSLKKGPFVHYKLEKKVLANVETESTSVIKTWSRASMITPDFVGQTIAVHNGRQFVPVYVTENMVGHKLGEFSPTRSFRGHAGAKNKGKK, encoded by the coding sequence ATGGCAAGATCATTAAAAAAAGGACCTTTCGTTCACTATAAATTAGAGAAAAAAGTTTTAGCTAACGTTGAAACTGAGAGTACTTCAGTTATCAAAACTTGGTCAAGAGCAAGTATGATTACTCCAGATTTCGTTGGACAAACAATTGCTGTTCATAATGGACGTCAGTTTGTACCAGTTTACGTTACTGAAAACATGGTAGGTCATAAATTAGGCGAATTTTCACCAACACGTTCTTTTAGAGGGCACGCTGGTGCAAAAAATAAAGGAAAAAAATAG
- the rpsQ gene encoding 30S ribosomal protein S17 produces MEKRNLRKERIGVVSSSKMEKSIVVNEVKRTKHPMYGKFVLKTKKYVAHDENNDCNEGDTVRIMETRPMSKSKRWRLVEILDRAK; encoded by the coding sequence ATGGAGAAAAGAAATCTTAGAAAAGAGAGAATAGGTGTAGTATCTAGTAGCAAAATGGAGAAATCTATTGTTGTTAATGAGGTAAAAAGAACCAAGCACCCAATGTACGGTAAGTTCGTATTAAAGACGAAAAAGTACGTTGCACATGACGAGAATAACGATTGCAACGAAGGAGATACTGTTAGGATAATGGAAACACGTCCTATGAGTAAATCTAAACGTTGGAGATTAGTAGAAATCCTAGATAGAGCTAAATAA
- the rplE gene encoding 50S ribosomal protein L5, with protein MSYVPRLKEEYKSRVIKALTEEFGYSNVMQVPKLQKIVVNKGVGAAIADKKLIEYAIDELTTITGQKAVSTISKKDVANFKLRKGMPIGAKVTLRGVKMYEFLDRLVTASLPRVRDFNGIKANGFDGRGNYNLGITEQIIYPEINIDQVKKISGMDITFVTSANTDKEAKSLLTELGLPFKKN; from the coding sequence ATGAGTTACGTACCAAGATTAAAAGAGGAGTACAAGAGCAGAGTTATAAAAGCTCTTACTGAGGAATTCGGTTATAGTAATGTAATGCAAGTACCTAAATTACAAAAGATTGTTGTAAATAAAGGTGTTGGTGCAGCTATAGCAGATAAGAAATTAATAGAATACGCTATTGACGAGTTAACAACTATTACAGGTCAAAAAGCAGTTTCAACTATCTCTAAGAAAGATGTTGCAAACTTCAAATTACGTAAAGGTATGCCAATTGGTGCTAAAGTTACGTTAAGAGGAGTTAAAATGTACGAATTTTTAGACAGATTAGTTACAGCTTCTTTACCACGTGTAAGAGATTTTAACGGAATTAAAGCTAACGGTTTTGATGGTAGAGGTAATTACAACTTAGGAATTACTGAACAAATCATCTACCCTGAAATTAATATTGATCAAGTAAAAAAGATTAGTGGAATGGATATTACTTTTGTAACATCTGCAAACACTGATAAAGAAGCGAAGTCTTTATTAACTGAATTAGGTTTACCATTTAAAAAGAACTAG
- the rpsC gene encoding 30S ribosomal protein S3, translating into MGQKTNPIGNRLGIIRGWESNWYGGNDYGDKLAEDYKIREYVSARLFKASVSRIIIERTLKLVTVTITTARPGIIIGKGGQEVDKLKEELKKITGKEVQINIFEIKRPELDANLVAASVARQIENRISYKRATKMAITAAMRMNSEGIKIQISGRLNGAEMARSEHYKEGRIPLSTFRADIDYALVEAHTQYGRLGIKVWIMKGEVYGKRELSPLAGLSKQKGGANKGGGNAKRQQPRRRK; encoded by the coding sequence ATGGGACAAAAAACAAATCCAATAGGAAATCGTTTAGGAATTATCAGAGGATGGGAATCTAACTGGTATGGTGGAAATGACTACGGAGATAAATTAGCTGAAGACTATAAAATAAGAGAGTATGTTAGTGCTCGTTTATTTAAAGCAAGTGTATCAAGAATTATTATTGAGCGCACACTTAAACTTGTAACCGTTACTATCACTACTGCAAGACCTGGTATTATTATCGGAAAAGGTGGGCAAGAGGTAGACAAGTTAAAAGAAGAGCTTAAGAAAATTACAGGAAAAGAAGTTCAAATTAATATTTTCGAAATTAAGCGTCCGGAATTAGATGCTAATTTAGTAGCAGCTAGTGTTGCTCGTCAAATTGAAAATAGAATTTCTTACAAGCGTGCTACGAAAATGGCTATAACAGCTGCAATGAGAATGAATTCAGAAGGGATTAAAATCCAAATTTCTGGTCGTTTAAATGGAGCAGAAATGGCACGTTCTGAGCATTATAAAGAAGGAAGAATTCCTCTTTCTACTTTTAGAGCAGATATCGATTATGCACTTGTTGAGGCACATACACAATACGGAAGATTAGGTATTAAGGTATGGATCATGAAAGGTGAGGTATATGGAAAACGTGAATTATCTCCATTAGCAGGACTATCTAAGCAAAAAGGTGGTGCTAATAAAGGTGGCGGTAATGCTAAACGTCAACAACCTCGCAGAAGAAAATAA
- the rplB gene encoding 50S ribosomal protein L2 — protein MSVRKLKPITPGQRFRVVNGFDTITTDKPEKSLLAPKKRSGGRNNQGRMTTRNIGGGHKQKYRIIDFKKDKHGIPATVKTIEYDPNRTAFIALLSYADGEKRYVIAQNGLKVGQVIVSGKNLAPEVGNALYLSEIPLGTTISCIELHPGQGAVMARSAGSFAQLMARDGKYATVKLPSGETRLILLTCMATIGVVSNSDHQLLVSGKAGRSRWLGRRPRVNAVRMNPVDHPMGGGEGRSSGGHPRSRNGIPAKGFKTRSKTKASNKYIIERRKK, from the coding sequence ATGTCAGTTAGAAAATTAAAACCAATAACACCAGGTCAGCGTTTTAGAGTTGTAAATGGGTTCGACACCATAACAACTGATAAGCCGGAGAAATCTTTATTAGCTCCGAAAAAACGATCTGGAGGTCGAAATAATCAGGGTAGAATGACAACACGTAATATCGGTGGTGGTCATAAACAAAAATATCGTATTATCGATTTCAAGAAAGATAAGCATGGTATCCCTGCAACAGTAAAAACTATAGAGTACGATCCAAATCGTACTGCATTTATTGCTTTACTTAGTTATGCTGATGGAGAAAAGCGTTATGTAATTGCACAAAACGGTTTAAAAGTAGGTCAGGTAATCGTTTCAGGTAAAAATTTAGCTCCAGAAGTTGGAAATGCTTTATATTTAAGTGAAATTCCTTTAGGAACTACAATTTCTTGTATTGAGTTACACCCAGGTCAAGGAGCTGTTATGGCTCGTTCTGCTGGATCATTTGCTCAATTAATGGCAAGAGATGGTAAGTACGCAACAGTTAAGTTACCTTCAGGTGAAACAAGATTAATCTTGTTAACTTGTATGGCAACTATCGGAGTTGTATCTAATTCAGATCACCAATTACTAGTTTCTGGTAAAGCTGGTAGATCTAGATGGTTAGGTAGAAGACCAAGAGTTAATGCTGTACGTATGAATCCAGTTGATCACCCAATGGGTGGTGGTGAAGGACGTTCTTCAGGAGGACATCCAAGATCAAGAAACGGTATTCCAGCTAAAGGATTTAAGACTCGATCTAAAACTAAAGCTAGTAATAAGTATATTATAGAACGTAGAAAGAAATAA
- the rplN gene encoding 50S ribosomal protein L14, translated as MLQTESRLRVADNTGAKEVLVIRVLGGTRKRYASVGDKIVVTIKSTTPNGSVKKGQVSRAVVVRTKKEIRRKDGSYIRFDDNACVLLNPTEEMRGTRVFGPVARELRDKQFMKIVSLAPEVL; from the coding sequence ATGTTACAGACAGAATCAAGATTAAGAGTCGCAGATAACACTGGAGCAAAAGAAGTTTTAGTGATTAGAGTATTAGGAGGAACAAGAAAGCGTTACGCTAGTGTTGGTGATAAGATTGTTGTTACAATCAAGTCTACAACTCCAAATGGAAGTGTAAAGAAAGGTCAAGTATCTCGTGCTGTTGTTGTTCGTACTAAAAAAGAGATTAGACGTAAAGACGGGTCATATATCAGATTTGATGATAATGCTTGTGTACTTTTAAATCCTACAGAGGAGATGAGAGGAACACGTGTATTTGGTCCTGTTGCCCGTGAATTACGTGATAAGCAATTTATGAAGATAGTATCATTAGCACCTGAAGTGCTTTAA
- the rplW gene encoding 50S ribosomal protein L23, whose translation MSILIKPIITEKATKDSEVNNRYAFVVNSKANKLEIRSAVAATYGVAIKSVKTMNYPIKRNTKHTKKGLVTGITSGYKKAIVQLSEGHAIDFYNNL comes from the coding sequence ATGAGTATTTTAATAAAACCTATTATTACGGAAAAAGCAACTAAGGATAGCGAAGTTAATAATCGTTATGCATTTGTTGTAAACAGTAAGGCTAATAAATTGGAAATCAGAAGTGCTGTTGCAGCAACTTATGGTGTAGCAATTAAGTCTGTTAAAACTATGAATTATCCTATCAAAAGAAATACTAAACACACCAAAAAAGGTTTAGTAACAGGGATAACAAGTGGGTACAAAAAAGCAATCGTTCAGTTATCTGAAGGACATGCTATTGATTTTTATAACAATCTTTAA
- the rpsN gene encoding 30S ribosomal protein S14 yields the protein MAKESMKARERKRAKTVAKYAEKRKALKEAGDYEALQKLPKNASPVRMHNRCKLTGRPKGYMRQFGVSRVTFREMANNGLIPGVKKASW from the coding sequence ATGGCTAAAGAATCAATGAAAGCGCGTGAGCGTAAAAGAGCTAAAACGGTAGCAAAGTATGCTGAAAAGAGAAAAGCTTTAAAAGAAGCTGGAGACTATGAAGCGTTACAAAAATTACCAAAGAATGCATCACCAGTTAGAATGCACAATCGTTGTAAATTAACAGGTCGTCCAAAAGGATATATGCGTCAGTTCGGTGTTTCACGTGTTACTTTCCGTGAAATGGCTAACAATGGATTAATTCCAGGTGTTAAAAAAGCAAGTTGGTAG
- the rplP gene encoding 50S ribosomal protein L16, which produces MLQPKRVKYRKVQKAKGNMKGNSGRGAQLSNGTFGIKSLDQNLLTSRQIEAARIAATRHMKREGQLWIKIFPDKPITKKPLEVRMGKGKGAPDHFVSVIKPGRILFEIGGVPLDVAKEALRLAAQKLPVKTRFVIARDFDFNA; this is translated from the coding sequence ATGTTACAGCCAAAAAGAGTAAAATACCGTAAGGTACAGAAGGCGAAAGGAAATATGAAAGGTAACTCTGGTAGAGGTGCTCAACTTTCTAACGGAACGTTTGGTATCAAATCATTAGATCAGAACTTACTTACATCTCGTCAAATAGAGGCAGCTCGTATTGCGGCAACTCGTCATATGAAGAGAGAGGGACAGCTTTGGATTAAAATATTTCCAGACAAGCCTATTACGAAAAAACCTTTAGAGGTTCGTATGGGTAAGGGTAAAGGAGCACCAGATCATTTTGTTTCAGTAATTAAACCAGGTAGAATTTTGTTTGAAATTGGTGGAGTGCCATTGGATGTAGCAAAAGAAGCTTTACGTTTAGCAGCACAGAAACTTCCTGTTAAAACAAGATTTGTTATTGCAAGAGATTTTGATTTTAACGCTTAA
- the rplV gene encoding 50S ribosomal protein L22 has protein sequence MGSRKHNMATQLKEARKSKAFAKITNCPTSPRKMRLVADLVRGVEVEKALQILKFSSKEAATNLEKLLLSAIANWQAKNEDASIEDAGLFVKTICVDSAGMLKRLRPAPQGRAHRIRKRSNHVTLELGTKIKSN, from the coding sequence ATGGGAAGTCGTAAACATAACATGGCAACACAGTTAAAAGAAGCAAGAAAGTCAAAAGCTTTCGCTAAAATAACTAATTGTCCTACATCACCAAGAAAGATGCGCTTAGTCGCAGATCTAGTAAGAGGAGTAGAGGTTGAAAAAGCTTTACAAATTTTAAAATTTAGTTCAAAAGAAGCAGCTACTAATTTAGAGAAATTGTTATTGTCTGCAATTGCAAACTGGCAAGCTAAAAATGAAGACGCTAGTATCGAAGATGCTGGACTATTTGTGAAAACTATTTGTGTAGATAGCGCAGGTATGTTAAAAAGATTAAGACCAGCTCCACAAGGTCGTGCTCATAGAATTCGTAAGCGTTCTAATCACGTTACTTTAGAGTTAGGTACTAAAATTAAAAGCAATTAA
- the rplD gene encoding 50S ribosomal protein L4 has translation MKVAVLDITGKDTGRKVELSNEVFGIEPNDHAIYLDVKQYLANQRQGTHKAKERAEIAGSTRKIKKQKGTGTARAGSIKSGVFRGGGRMFGPRPRSYSFKLNKNLKRLARKSALSIQAKDSNLVVVEDFNFESPKTKEFINVLKALDLDSKKSLFVLGEENNNVYLSSRNLKGTKVVNATGVNTYSVLNANKVIISESVLEGIESNLSK, from the coding sequence ATGAAAGTAGCAGTTTTAGATATTACAGGAAAAGATACTGGTAGAAAAGTTGAACTTTCTAACGAGGTATTCGGTATAGAGCCAAATGATCATGCAATTTATTTAGATGTAAAGCAGTACTTAGCTAATCAAAGACAAGGTACTCATAAAGCTAAAGAAAGAGCTGAGATTGCAGGTAGTACAAGAAAGATTAAGAAACAAAAAGGAACAGGTACTGCACGTGCTGGTTCTATCAAATCTGGAGTTTTCAGAGGTGGTGGACGTATGTTTGGACCAAGACCAAGAAGTTATTCTTTCAAGTTGAATAAAAACTTAAAGCGTTTAGCACGTAAGTCTGCTTTAAGTATTCAAGCAAAAGATAGTAATTTAGTTGTTGTTGAAGATTTCAATTTTGAGTCTCCAAAAACTAAAGAATTTATCAATGTTTTAAAAGCTTTAGATTTAGACTCTAAAAAGTCTTTATTTGTTTTAGGTGAAGAAAATAATAATGTTTATTTATCTTCTCGTAACTTAAAAGGAACTAAAGTTGTAAATGCGACAGGAGTTAATACTTACAGTGTTTTAAACGCTAATAAAGTAATTATTTCTGAAAGTGTTTTAGAAGGAATTGAATCTAATTTAAGTAAATAG